ACGGTTGATCCCTTTCAGGCGTATGACACATTCTCGACCGGGACTGCCGCCACGGGAGGCGGAGCGGACACTCCCGCGACTGATATTCCCGCGACTGTGGGAATTTATCGCCTGGAAAAACTGAACAGCCTGGGCCTCGGGCCGGTCAGTCGCCTCCCTTATTCCATTCGTTTACTCCTGGAATCTTTGTTGCGCAATTGCGACGGCTACGAAGTGACCACCGACGATGTGCGTAACTTGGTGGCTTGGAACGCTGCCAAACCGGCAGAATTGGAAATCCCGTTTAAGCCCGCCCGCGTGGTCTTGCAGGACTTTACCGGCGTGCCGTGCGTTGTCGATCTGGCGGCCATGCGCAGCGCGATGCAGCGACTGGGGGGAGACGCCGCCAAAATCAATCCCCTGATCCCCGTTGATTTGGTGATCGACCATTCGGTCCAAGTTGACGAATTTGCCCGCGATAATGCGCTTGACCTGAATGTCGAGCTGGAATTCCAGCGCAATCGCGAGCGGTATGAATTCCTTCGCTGGGGCCAAAAGGCGTTTAATAATTTTCGCGTGGTTCCGCCAAATATCGGTATCGTGCATCAGGTCAATCTGGAATATCTGGCCAAAGGGGTCTTTGTGCGCCCCGATGCCGCGGGACGCCCCACCGCGCTCCCCGATACACTAGTCGGCACGGACAGCCATACCACCATGATCAATGGCCTAGGCGTGGTGGGCTGGGGGGTCGGCGGTATCGAGGCCGAGGCGGTCATGCTAGGCCAACCACTCTATATGCTCATGCCCGAGGTGGTGGGCATGGAAATCACGGGGCAACTTCCACCGGGCGCGACTGCGACCGACCTGGTTTTGACCGTGACGGAAATCCTACGCAAGGAAAAAGTGGTCGGTAAATTTGTCGAATTTTTTGGTTCCGGCGTCACCCACATGCGGTTGGCGGACCGGGCAACCATTAGCAATATGGCACCGGAATACGGGGCCACGATGGGATTCTTTCCCACGGACGAGGAGACCCTGCGTTATTTGCGGCAAACAGGCCGGACCGAGGCCGAAATCCAACTGGTGGAGCGATATTGTCGTGAACAAGGATTATTCCGCACCGATGACGCCCCTGTCCCGGAATTTACCAAGGTCCTGCGGCTCGACCTGGGGACCATTGTCCCCAGCCTGGCCGGGCCCAAGCGCCCGCAAGACCGGGTCCCGTTAACCCAGGTAAAGCAAACCTTCTTGCAAGCGCTCAGCGCCCCCGTGGCCGAGCGGGGCTTTGCCCTGGCAGCTGACAAACTAAATGCGACCGCCAGCGTCAAGGATAACGGCCATTCCAGCCAGATTGGCCACGGCGCGGTCGTCATCGCCGCCATTACCAGTTGCACAAATACCAGCAACCCCAGCGTGATGCTGGCGGCGGGTTTGTTAGCCAAGGCCGCCGTCGAACGAGGCCTAACCGTCCCCCCCCACGTCAAGACCAGCCTGGCCCCCGGCTCGCGGGTGGTGACCGACTATTATGTCCGTTCCGGGCTAAATCGTTATTTGGATCAACTCGGTTTTCAAACGGTTGGCTATGGCTGCACTACCTGCATTGGCAATAGCGGACCCTTGCCGGACGCCGTCGCCCAGGCCGTGACCGCGGGAGATTTGGTTGTATCGGCGGTGCTATCGGGAAATCGCAATTTTGAAGGGCGGGTCAATCCCCATGTAAAGGCCAATTATCTGGCCAGTCCGCCGCTCGTGGTGGCGTATGCCCTGGCGGGTTCCACCGCGATCGACTTGGCGACGGAACCTTTGGGGCGAGATCAACAGGGCCAACCGGTATATCTGCGCGAGATCTGGCCATCGTCGGAAACGGTGATGCACACGATGGCCTCGGCCGTCCTGCCCGAAATGTTCACCCGCCGTTACACCGGCGTCTGGGAGAGCAATCCCAAATGGAATGCCATCCCCGTCAGTGGCGGCCAATTGTACGACTGGAAGGAATCCAGCACCTACATTCAAGAGCCGCCGTTTTTAATGGACCTGGCCCCTGCTCCGGCGGCAATTCAACCGATCAAAAATGCCCGCTGTCTGGCCGCATTAGGCGATTCCGTCACTACGGATCACATTAGCCCCGCCGGTTCAATCAAGGCCGATAGCCCCGCGGGCAAGTACCTGCAGGCCGCCGGTGTTACGCCAGCGGATTTTAACAGTTACGGTGCGCGCCGCGGTAACGACCGCATCATGACACGGGGCACGTTTGCCAATATCCGCATCCGCAACTTGCTGGCTCCGGGGACCGAAGGCGGGGTCACGCGCTTACTTCCCGGCAACGAAATCCTGCCCATTTTTGACGCCGCCCAACGGTACAAGGCCGAGGGCGTCCCCTTGGTCATTCTTGCGGGCGAGGAATACGGTACCGGCAGCAGCCGCGATTGGGCGGCCAAGGGGACCATGCTCTTGGGCGTGCGGGCGGTGCTGGCCAGCAGCTTTGAACGCATCCACCGCAGCAATCTGGTCGGCATGGGCGTGTTGCCGTTGGTCCTGCCCGAAAGCTGGCAATCGCTGGGTCTAACTGGCGAAGAGCTATTCGACATTCCCATCTCGGAAAAAGTCGCCCCTCGCTCCAACATCACTGTGACCGCGACCAAGCCCGATGGCACCGTCGTCACCTTTGAGGCCAAGGTGCGGATCGATACCCCGGTGGAGCTGGATTACTATCGCAACGGCGGCATATTGCAGACTGTGTTGCGAAAATTATTGGCGGGGTAACGTGGCTGTCGCCCCCTCGCCCGCGGATTAAAATTTATGTCAGGAACGGTAATAAAAATGCCTAGTTACGCTGATAATTGGCCGATCGATTTTAGTTTTTTAGAATTGCGGCCGGCGAATGTCACGTTGCAAATCTGGTTAAAAAACTCCCTCGAACAGCGGATCGTCTCCGCCACGTTGATCGGTCCCCAATCGCGTTATTCCCAAACGCTCTCCACGCGCTATAACTTTCGCGTGGCGCGACAGGTCCGGGTGATGCCTGACGCCTGGCAAGTCACTTGTCCGGATCCTTGCTACTGGACGCCAAACCTGCCATTTTTTTACGAAATTCACCTGGATGTGCGAGACGCGAGGCAACCCGAGGGGCCTATTACCAGTTACCGTCTGCCCCTGGCACTCAAACGGCTGTCGATCGGCAAGCAGTCGTTGTACTGCGACGGAGAACGGACCGTCTTGCGCGGCATTACCCTCAAACTAGCCGAACTGGCGGACGAGCTTTGGCCTGAATTACGGAGAAAACGGGTTACCGTGCTTAGCGACGCGCCGACCGAGGAAATTTTGCGCAATTGCGGGGATCACGGCATACCCATTATTTGGGATTGCCGCAGTCAATTTCCCACCGATGATCAACTTCGCTGGGCACGGCAACAAGGGGCTTTGTGGGGCATTTGGGTAAAGGCGAAAGAATTAATCCATTCGGATTGGGAAACCGAAATCAATCCGCTGTTTTGGTGGGTGGAGCTAGAGGCGGATAGCGAGCCGCGCGACTTACATTCTGACGTGGACTTTTTGACCGATTTCCAGACTAATTTGGGGATTATTTTGGCTAAGGCAAATTCCATTGCAGCCTGGCAAACCTGCTTGAAAGCCCTAAAGGAAATGCCATTTCCCCGCGGAATATGGACAACGGCCCCAGCGGACGAAAGCGACTGGACCGCCCGCCGCGCGGCCTGCGACCGGCTGCAGGCGGAAATGGCCAAGCAGCCAAACATGGCCCCCCAGGAGGATTTCTCGGCATATTGGGTGGTCTGACGCAAATTGTCCCCGCGTAAAATATATCCCCCATGGCCGACACCCTTGCCCGCTATGCCCGCCAGATCAATTACGCTCCCCTGGGCGCAAAGGGACAGAGCGCGCTTCTGGCCAGCACGGCATTGATCGTTGGCTGCGGCGCGCTGGGGACCGTGCAGGCTAATTTGCTCGCCCGCGCGGGCGTGGGTCGATTACGGATTGTGGATCGGGACTTTGTCGAATTGACCAACTTGCAGCGGCAAGTTCTCTTTGACGAGGAAGACCTGCGACGGGAACTCCCCAAGGCCGTGGCCGCGGCGAATAAACTGGCGGTGATTAATTCCACCATCACACTCGAGCCTATCGTCGCCGATCTGCATAGCGGCAATATCCGCGAACTGTGCCAGGGCGTGGATTGCATTCTGGACGGGACGGATAATTTTGAAACGCGCTTTCTGATCAACGACGCGGCACACGCGCTGGGCATCCCCTGGATCTATGGGGGGTGCATCGGGGCGGAAGGGCAAATGTTGGCGATACTCCCCGGCGAAACCCCATGCTTGCGCTGCGTCTTGCCGGAACCACCCCCCCCCGGCACGCAACAAACTTGCGATACGGCGGGAGTGCTCGGCCCCGCGGCGGGAATCGTGGCCGCCTGGCAAGCCGCCGAAGCCCTCAAAATCCTCAGCGGCAACCGCGCCGCCGTTAACCGTCACTGGGTGGTGTTTGACTTGTGGCGGGGGGATTGGCGGCAGTTGGCGGTGGCGGGACTGCGGGAAGCCGGGGGTTGCGGCTCTTGCCAACAAGGGGAGTACCCCTGGCTGTTGGGCGAGCGGGGTAATCAAGCGGCGGTCCTCTGCGGGCGAAACGCCGTGCAACTGACCTTTGCCGATGTGCGCTGGTCGCTGGCGGAGCTACGGGAAAAGCTCCGCCTATTACCCGAGGCGCAACTGAGCGGCAACAATTACCTGCTGCGGTTGCGGGTGGATCCTTATTTATTGACGTTCTTTCCCGATGGGCGTGTGATTGTCCAGGGGACGGACGACATTGCTGCGGCCAAGACCGTCTTTACAAAGTATCTGGGGGGGTGAGAAGTCGGATATGCAGACAGCAATAAGTAAAATTTATGACGGAGTTACGGAGGAATGCATTGAGGTGCACGGAGAAGAGGTTTATTGTAATTTGCAATTTATGATTAGAGCTCGCTCTTTGCCGATTAAGCAACTCTCCGTAGCCATCCCTGCCACCTGTTCAAAATATCTTCTCTGTGTAACTCAATCTGCCGCCGTGTCTCCGTGCTAAACGTATTCAAGATATTCCCTGGCTGACGCGGCGGGCTGAAAGATGCCCTGGCTGACGGGGCGGGCTAAATACTCCATCACAACGGACAGTGATGAGCACATTATACTTCCAGTAGTTGATTCGCTTGCGACGAAAAGCGTTCGCGAATGGCAACAAACTGATCTTCGATTTCCAGAAACGCCGCGACGATCTCGGGGTCAAAGTGTGTCCCGGCTTCCTGCGTGATGATGGAGTTGGCCACCAACTGGTCAAAGGCGTCTTTATAACAACGCTTGCTGGTGAGCGCGTCGTACACATCCGCGAGCGCCACGATACGGCCACAAAGGGGTATTTCCTCCCCTTTCAGTCCCAAGGGATATCCGGTGCCGTCCCACCGTTCGTGATGGGTGGCGGCGATATCCCGGGCCACTCGCAAAAACCGCGCATCGGGAAATTTGATCAACGCCGCATCCAGGGTTTCGGCCCCTAACAGGGCGTGGGTTTTCATGATGGCGTATTCCTGGTCGTTGAGCCGACCTGGCTTGCGCAACACGCAATCCGGCACGCCCACCTTGCCAATGTCATGCAGCGGACTGGTCAAATAGATCAAGCGAATGTATTCGGCGTCGATTTCGTGGCGGTATTTGGGGTGGGTGGCCAGTTTTTCGGCCAAAACCCGGGAATAACACTGCACCCGTTCAAGATGGTGCCCCGTTTCGGGATCTCGGGATTCGGCCAGTTTAGCCAGGGCAAAAATCGCGACTTCGCGCGTTTCCAGCGATAAGACCCGCTCCCCCGAACGAATCCGCACCAACAATTCCGGCGTATGAAACGGCTTGATGACAAAGTCGTCGGCGCCGGCGGACATTCCCTGGACGATCTCGTCGGACGCGGCGCGACTGGTCAGTAAGATCACATACACATAACCGTCAAAGTCCCCCGCGCGGATGGCTTGGCAAAGCTGGATGCCGGTCATCTCGGGCATTTCCCAGTCCGAGATCACCAGCCGCGCCGCCCCGGCGCGCAGGAGTTCCAGCGCCTCCCGGCCATTATTGGCCGTGACCACGTCATAACCCGCCTTGATCAAGGTATGTTCCAATAACTCCAAGGCGATTTCGTCATCGTCGGCAATCAAAATTCTCATGATGGTGAATTTTCCAAAACTTGTCGCCCCTCGGTGTTATCCACCTGTAATATTTGCGCCAATTCCAGCAGGCACTCTTCAATGCGGGACTCTAATTCGGCCAGCGACTCC
Above is a window of Pirellulales bacterium DNA encoding:
- a CDS encoding response regulator, producing the protein MRILIADDDEIALELLEHTLIKAGYDVVTANNGREALELLRAGAARLVISDWEMPEMTGIQLCQAIRAGDFDGYVYVILLTSRAASDEIVQGMSAGADDFVIKPFHTPELLVRIRSGERVLSLETREVAIFALAKLAESRDPETGHHLERVQCYSRVLAEKLATHPKYRHEIDAEYIRLIYLTSPLHDIGKVGVPDCVLRKPGRLNDQEYAIMKTHALLGAETLDAALIKFPDARFLRVARDIAATHHERWDGTGYPLGLKGEEIPLCGRIVALADVYDALTSKRCYKDAFDQLVANSIITQEAGTHFDPEIVAAFLEIEDQFVAIRERFSSQANQLLEV
- the acnA gene encoding aconitate hydratase AcnA → MATAAKATSTTRTVDPFQAYDTFSTGTAATGGGADTPATDIPATVGIYRLEKLNSLGLGPVSRLPYSIRLLLESLLRNCDGYEVTTDDVRNLVAWNAAKPAELEIPFKPARVVLQDFTGVPCVVDLAAMRSAMQRLGGDAAKINPLIPVDLVIDHSVQVDEFARDNALDLNVELEFQRNRERYEFLRWGQKAFNNFRVVPPNIGIVHQVNLEYLAKGVFVRPDAAGRPTALPDTLVGTDSHTTMINGLGVVGWGVGGIEAEAVMLGQPLYMLMPEVVGMEITGQLPPGATATDLVLTVTEILRKEKVVGKFVEFFGSGVTHMRLADRATISNMAPEYGATMGFFPTDEETLRYLRQTGRTEAEIQLVERYCREQGLFRTDDAPVPEFTKVLRLDLGTIVPSLAGPKRPQDRVPLTQVKQTFLQALSAPVAERGFALAADKLNATASVKDNGHSSQIGHGAVVIAAITSCTNTSNPSVMLAAGLLAKAAVERGLTVPPHVKTSLAPGSRVVTDYYVRSGLNRYLDQLGFQTVGYGCTTCIGNSGPLPDAVAQAVTAGDLVVSAVLSGNRNFEGRVNPHVKANYLASPPLVVAYALAGSTAIDLATEPLGRDQQGQPVYLREIWPSSETVMHTMASAVLPEMFTRRYTGVWESNPKWNAIPVSGGQLYDWKESSTYIQEPPFLMDLAPAPAAIQPIKNARCLAALGDSVTTDHISPAGSIKADSPAGKYLQAAGVTPADFNSYGARRGNDRIMTRGTFANIRIRNLLAPGTEGGVTRLLPGNEILPIFDAAQRYKAEGVPLVILAGEEYGTGSSRDWAAKGTMLLGVRAVLASSFERIHRSNLVGMGVLPLVLPESWQSLGLTGEELFDIPISEKVAPRSNITVTATKPDGTVVTFEAKVRIDTPVELDYYRNGGILQTVLRKLLAG
- a CDS encoding ThiF family adenylyltransferase encodes the protein MADTLARYARQINYAPLGAKGQSALLASTALIVGCGALGTVQANLLARAGVGRLRIVDRDFVELTNLQRQVLFDEEDLRRELPKAVAAANKLAVINSTITLEPIVADLHSGNIRELCQGVDCILDGTDNFETRFLINDAAHALGIPWIYGGCIGAEGQMLAILPGETPCLRCVLPEPPPPGTQQTCDTAGVLGPAAGIVAAWQAAEALKILSGNRAAVNRHWVVFDLWRGDWRQLAVAGLREAGGCGSCQQGEYPWLLGERGNQAAVLCGRNAVQLTFADVRWSLAELREKLRLLPEAQLSGNNYLLRLRVDPYLLTFFPDGRVIVQGTDDIAAAKTVFTKYLGG